The following nucleotide sequence is from Sphingomonas panacisoli.
AGCGGCACCGACAAGATGATCTCGATCCTCGCCTTGATCTGGAGCGGAATCTTCCTGTTCTTCCCGCTGTTCAACCGCGACCGGCTACGCGTCGGCGATCTGCTCGCGGGGACATGGGTGGTGCAACGAGCCAAGGTCAAGCTGGGCCAGGACATCGTCGCCTCGCTCGCGCAGAGCGACCAGCCGCGCCGCACGTTCAGCGACCACGCGCTCAGCCTGTATGGCGAATACGAACTGCAGACGCTGGAGGAGGTCCTGCGCCTGGCCGACAACGATTCGCTGGTCACCGTCGCCGCGGCGATCCGGCGCAAGGCCGATTTGCCCGACGACGGCGACGATTACGGCTTCCTGTCGGACTATTACGCCGCTTTGTGCGCGCGGCTGGAGCGGCAGATGATGGTCGGGCTCCGGCGCGCGGACAAATATTCGGAAGCCAGCCGCGAGCGCGCGGCTTAGCCGGCCTCGCCCAGCAGATCGCGCGCGGTGGGGCTGGTCCAATCCATCCCGCCGGTCATCCGCCAGACTTCATGGCCCTTTGCGTCGTAGAGGATCGTCGTCGGCAGGCTCGGATTGCCGAGCGCGGCGGAGAAGCCGAGCTTGGGATCGAGATAGGCCTTCAACGCCTTGAACTTCGCCGCCGCGAAATACGGCGTCACCGCCGCCGCGCCGTTCAGATCCTGGCTGATCGTCACCACCGGCAGCTTGCCTTCGGCGGCGATCTTGTCGAGCGCGGGCATCTCGACCTTGCACGGGCCGCACCACGTTGCCCACAGGTTGAGCACGAACGGCTTGCCAGCAAATCCCGCGAGCGTGAGCTTGGCGCCGTCCGGTCCTTCGAACGCGGCGGTCGGCGCGGCCTGCCCCTTATGCTTGCGGTCGAGTTGGCCGATCACGTCGACGCCATTGTCCGCGGGTGCCGTCGCTTCGTCGGGCGTCGGCGCGTTGGCGTCGGTCGTGTTGGCGACGTCCAAGGCGTTCGCTTGCTCGTTCGCGGGCGATTGCCTATCGCAACCGGCGGTCAGCAGGACTGGCAAGAGGACGGGCAGTATCAACGTGAGCGAGCGCAAGACCACGAACTCCATGTGGGGGGGGACGGTTCGCCGATGGACCGGCCGCGGTGATGCGCGAGATAAATGCCTCGATCCCGTTCGACAAGCGGATGTGGCGACAGGATATCGCCGGGTCGCAGGCGCACGCCGCGATGTTGGGCAAGGCGGGGATATTGAGCACGGCGGACGCGACAACGATCGCCGACGGACTCGACGCGGTCGCCAAGGATTACGAGCGCGACGGGGTGCCGGACGATCTGGCGCTCGAGGACATCCATATGCTGACCGAGGCGCGGCTGGCCGAGAAGATCGGGCCGGTCGCCGGGCGGCTGCACACCGCGCGGTCGCGCAACGATCAGGTCGCGACCGATTTCCGCCTGTGGGTGCGCGACGCGATCGATCAGGTCGGGGCGGCACTTGGCGCGCTACAAGATGCGCTGATCGCTCGCGCCGACGAACATGCCGACGCGGTTATGCCTGGTTTCACGCACCTCCAGTCCGCGCAGCCGGTGACGCTCGGCCATCACCTGATGGCGTATCACGACATGATCGCGCGTGATCGCAGCCGCTTCGCCGACAATCGCGCGCGGATGAACCGCTGCCCGCTCGGCGCGGCCGCGCTGGCCGGGACCAGCTTCCCGCTCGATCGCGACATGACGGCCAAGGCGCTCGGCTTCGACGGCCCCACCAGCAACAGCCTCGATTCGGTCAGCGACCGCGACTTCGCGCTCGATTACCTGATGGCCGCGACGCAATGCGCGCTGCACCTGAGCCGCCTCGCCGAGGAATTCGTGATCTGGGCGTCGCAGCCGTTCGGGTTCGTCGCGATGTCCGATCAATGGTCGACCGGCAGCTCGATCATGCCGCAGAAGCGCAACCCCGATGCCGCCGAATTGGTGCGCGGGCATGCCGGACGGATCATGGGCTGCATGACCGCGCTGTCGGTGACGATGAAGGGCCTGCCGCTCGCCTATTCGAAGGACATGCAGGACGACAAACCGCCGGTATTCGAAGCGCACGACCTGCTCGCGTTGTCGATCGCGGCGATGACCGGGATGGTCGAGACCGCGACATTCCGCACGGACCGAATGCGCGCGCTGGCGGAAAGCGGATTTGCCACCGCGACCGACCTGGCCGACTGGCTGGTGCGCGAAGCCGGCGTGCCGTTCCGCGAGGCGCACCACATCACCGGGCGCGCGGTGAAGGCTGCGGAGGATGCCGGGATCGGCCTCGACGCGCTGCCGATCGAAACGCTCAAGCAAATCGATGACCGGATCGACGAACGCGTCTATGACGTGCTGAGCGTCGATGCGTCGGTCGCGAGCCGCACCAGTCTCGGCGGCACGTCGCCGGTCCGAGTGCGCGAAGCCATCGCGGCGGCCATGGCTGCGCGCGCGGGAGAGAAGAAGTGAAGCGTCTGGTTGTACTCGGTTTGGTGATCGTCTTGTCGGCTTGCGGCGCGGCGCGCGACCTCAAACCGGCGGCGGGCAAGGCCTTGCCGGTCGCACCCTATGGTGCCGCCGCGACCCCAAAGCCGACCCAACTCCTCACCGCCTCCAGCCAGGCAAGGCCCGAACGGAGCGACGAACTGCTCCGCAGCTCCGAGGAGCGTCAGGGCAACGAATTCGATCTGCCGCCGAAGAACTGATGGATCATTTCAACCTGCGAAACGGCGAGCTCTACGCCGAGGACGTCCCCATGGCGCGCATCGCCGCCGAAGTGGGGACGCCCGTCTACATCTATTCGCGCGCGACGTTCGAACGCCATGCGGCGGCGTTTCGCGACGGGCTGAAGGACTGCCCACGCGTCCACCTGGCCTATGCGATCAAAGCCAACCCCAACCTGGCCGTGCTGCGATTGATGGCGAATGCCGGGTACGGCGCCGACGTCGTGTCGGGCGGCGAGCTCGAGCGCGCGCTGGCGGCGGGGATGCCGGCCAAGGACATCGTGTTCTCGGGCGTCGGCAAGACGCGTCAGGAACTCGCGCAAGGGCTCGATCGCGGGATCGGCCAGTTCAACCTCGAACTCGAAGCCGAAGGCGTCGCGCTGTCGGAGATCGCCGCCGCGCGCGGCCAGCGCGCGCCGTGCGTGCTGCGAGTCAATCCCGACGTCGATGCCGGGACGCACGCCAAGATCTCGACCGGCAAGGCGGAGAATAAGTTCGGCGTCGCGATCGCCGATGCCCCCGCCATCTATGCCCGGCTGGCCGCCCTTCCCGGCCTCGACCTGCGCGGCGTCGCCTCGCACATCGGCAGCCAATTGCTGAGCGTCGCGCCGATGGAGGCAACCTATCACCGCATCGGTCAGCTCGTCGCCGATCTCCGCGCCGCCGGCCACGCAGTGACGCGCGTCGATCTCGGCGGCGGTCTCGGCGTCGCCTACCGGGCGGAGGATCGACCGGTCTGGCCGGACGAATATGGCGCAATGGTCGCCCG
It contains:
- the argH gene encoding argininosuccinate lyase; amino-acid sequence: MREINASIPFDKRMWRQDIAGSQAHAAMLGKAGILSTADATTIADGLDAVAKDYERDGVPDDLALEDIHMLTEARLAEKIGPVAGRLHTARSRNDQVATDFRLWVRDAIDQVGAALGALQDALIARADEHADAVMPGFTHLQSAQPVTLGHHLMAYHDMIARDRSRFADNRARMNRCPLGAAALAGTSFPLDRDMTAKALGFDGPTSNSLDSVSDRDFALDYLMAATQCALHLSRLAEEFVIWASQPFGFVAMSDQWSTGSSIMPQKRNPDAAELVRGHAGRIMGCMTALSVTMKGLPLAYSKDMQDDKPPVFEAHDLLALSIAAMTGMVETATFRTDRMRALAESGFATATDLADWLVREAGVPFREAHHITGRAVKAAEDAGIGLDALPIETLKQIDDRIDERVYDVLSVDASVASRTSLGGTSPVRVREAIAAAMAARAGEKK
- a CDS encoding RDD family protein, whose product is MARPRKPHPATALRRSFVTPEGVDLKIELSTAGARAGAFMLDLLMMLAILAVATIVIGATAIATESVLLGGLWLIGFFFLRNGWFALFEMGGRGATPGKRIIGLRVVARDGSRLTGGAVIARNAMREIEFFLPMTFFFSTIAESGTDKMISILALIWSGIFLFFPLFNRDRLRVGDLLAGTWVVQRAKVKLGQDIVASLAQSDQPRRTFSDHALSLYGEYELQTLEEVLRLADNDSLVTVAAAIRRKADLPDDGDDYGFLSDYYAALCARLERQMMVGLRRADKYSEASRERAA
- a CDS encoding TlpA family protein disulfide reductase, yielding MDVANTTDANAPTPDEATAPADNGVDVIGQLDRKHKGQAAPTAAFEGPDGAKLTLAGFAGKPFVLNLWATWCGPCKVEMPALDKIAAEGKLPVVTISQDLNGAAAVTPYFAAAKFKALKAYLDPKLGFSAALGNPSLPTTILYDAKGHEVWRMTGGMDWTSPTARDLLGEAG
- the lysA gene encoding diaminopimelate decarboxylase translates to MDHFNLRNGELYAEDVPMARIAAEVGTPVYIYSRATFERHAAAFRDGLKDCPRVHLAYAIKANPNLAVLRLMANAGYGADVVSGGELERALAAGMPAKDIVFSGVGKTRQELAQGLDRGIGQFNLELEAEGVALSEIAAARGQRAPCVLRVNPDVDAGTHAKISTGKAENKFGVAIADAPAIYARLAALPGLDLRGVASHIGSQLLSVAPMEATYHRIGQLVADLRAAGHAVTRVDLGGGLGVAYRAEDRPVWPDEYGAMVARVTRDWDVELMFEPGRVIAGNAGVLLTKVIWVKPSPANPWVIVDAAMNDLARPALYDAWHDFVAVKPSGERFVANIAGPVCESGDTFAKARDIDLVKEGDLAIFRTAGAYGATMASTYNSRALVPEVMVDGDRYAVVAERISPKTIMDEERVPEWL